GTCACCCACCGCTACGCCCGTTCCGTACCTGCCATACCCTCCCACGCCGCTTTCTCTCGTGACATCCGAGAATCGTCCATTACCAAGATTGCGGTAAAGGGCGTGCCTCGTTGTCCGAGTCCCTTCGCCGCCGGGTTTCCCCGCCCCATTGACCAAGTAGATGTCAAGCCATCCGTCCTGGTCATAGTCGATCAGGGCGACCCCGGAACCCATGGTCTCGACCAGGTACTTCTGCGGCGAAGCCCCGCTGAAATGCCGGAAGGTGATCCCGGCCGAGATGGTTCGGACTTCAAAATAGGCGGCGGACATGCGAGGCGGCTGGGACTGACTGTGAAGTGGCGCCAGCAACAACGAAAAGAACGGAAGGACGAAACGAATCATCGGGGTCGGGCTCTTGGTTGGAACGACGGAGTCATTTCCTGACCACAGGATTTTTCTTTTCCCTTCGCGCGCTTTGCAGACGCTCGAAAATTTCGAATCCATTGCGTGCCTCTTCGATTCGACCGAGCTTCAACAGGGCCGTAGCGTGTACGAATCTCGGTTCCGGGTTGCCGCGGTCGAGACTCATGGCCTGTTCCATCAACGGAAGAGCTTTTTCCGGATCGCCATTCTGAATGTGACCATGGCTGAGTTCGAGGAGAGCCGCCGGTTCAGGCCGTTCCTTGACAACCTGGCTCAAAAGCTCGATCGATTTACGAAACGCTCCTTCTTTTCGCAGAATCGACGCCAAATGAAATGCAGCCTGAGCCCACAAGTCCCGATTGGCGGCCGATTCCGCATCGGTAGCCAATTCAAGAGATCGTTCGAACAGGGGCTTGGCCTCATCGAATCTTCCGTCCAACTTGAGCCCTGTCCCCAGATTCAAGTAGGAGCCGGGATGATCAGGGAAACGCCTGACCAATCGCCGGGCGTGGTCAACGGCGGCTCGGGCGTCCCCCTTGAGGTGATAGGCCTCGACCAGCTCGAACGAATATTCAGGATTGTTGGGAGCCAACTCCGCTGCCTTGCGGAGGAATTGAAGGCTCTCCTCATGACGTCCCTGCTCAAGCAAAAGCTGACCCAAAAGAAAAGAGCCTTGAGCATGAATTGGGTTGAGGGCCAGGACCGACCTTAAAATCTCCTCGGCTCTTGGCCGCTCGCCCATCTTCAGAAGTGCAATGCCCAGTGCCATTCGAGTTTTTACGGAATTTGGATTGAGGGCCGACGCCCGGTCAAGCGCCCGAACCGCCTCTTCCGAACGGCCGAGTTGAAAGAGAGTCACCCCAAGCCCGTGACTCGCCGAATAGGAATCGGCTTGGATCACCTCCGGCAGCCTCAGCAAATGTTCCGCCCTTTCCCAATATCCCTTTGACATCAACAGACTGGCGAGAGAGAGAAGGGCCCGGCCATTTCCCGGATGGTTCGACTGGATCTCACCCGCGATTTGAAGGCCGTCTTCGCCGCGTCCAGTCTCCAGGTAGGATCTACTCAGGTAGAAGAGGGCCTCCGGATCCTCCTTGATCCGCTGCAGGACGGGTTCCAGAAGAGCGATGCACGGCGCGAACTTGCGCTGTTTGCCACGGAGAATCCCCAGCCGAAGGCGCGGCAGCAGGATGGATTCGTCCGACTCGATGGCGCGCCCGTAGGCGCTTTCCGCCGGCGCAATCCGGCCAAGCGATTCCAAAGCGTATCCCTGCAGGGCATGAGCCATGGCCAGGCGAGGGTCCCGGTCAAGGACCTCCTGAGCCGCCGCAACGGCCAGTTGATGCCGGCCGCTATCGATCAGCTCGATGATCCTTTCGACCTCTTGCCCAGAAGATTGACCTGAGGCCGTGACGACGACGGCCAAATGCGCAAGCAAGATTGGAACGGGCAGCCAGTGCCGCCGCTTGACCAGGAGACGATGTTTCACCACTATGAATTCAATAGTTCAATTCGATAGCCACTCTTTCACGGCTAGCCGTTTCGATCGGGGGACAGGTCAATTCCATGAAGTACTACGCCGCGTTGACTCTGTTGGTTCTTGTCACAACCACCTGCAGGATCGCCACGGGTCCATCGTCGGCGCCTGACTTGATCTTAGCGCAAGGCGGCGTATCGGAGTTGAAGATCGTCGTTTCACCCGCTGCCGAAGCGCCCGCACGGTTCGCCGCCGAGGAGCTCCAGCGCTACCTGTCCCGGATCTCGTCCCTGGAAATGCCCATCACGACCGGTCCGGAACGGGGCCCGTCCATTCGAGTTGGCCTCGATGACGAGGGGAGAGTCCACGACTCTCTCCGGGGCCGGCCTGAGGACTCTTTTCTGGTTCGGGTCGACGAAGGAACACTTCATCTGGGCGGGAACACTCCGCGAGGCACGCTCTACGCAGTCTACTATTTCCTGGAGAGGTATCTGGATTGCGGCTGGATCAAGCCCGGTGAAGACGTCGTCCCGAAACGGGATTCCATTGTATTGGCGGGGGATACCCGGGATATCCAGAGCCCGGATTTCAGTCACCGGAGCGTCAACCTCTATCCCTTTATCGCGGACCGGAATCTTCGCAACGTCGATTGGGCCGCCAAGAACCGTCTCAACTGGATTCACGCCTGCGCCAACAGTTCCCGACTTTGGGAGGATCTCAACAGCCGCACCGAGCTGGTGCCCGAAATTGAGAAACGGGGACTGTTGATCAACTATGGCGGCCACACCTTCCACAAGTGGGTCCCGCCCGCCCGATACTTCAGCGACCACCCGGAGTACTTCAGCTTGCTGGATGGGAAGCGGGACAGCCGGCAGCTCTGCGTCTCGAATGAGGAGGTTGCGGAAGTCGCAGCCCAAAATATCAATTCATTCCTGGATCAGAACCCTGAAATAGACATGGTCGACGTGTGGCTGAGCGATGTCATTGAGTGGTGCGAGTGCGGGCCATGCGAGGAGATGGAAGGGGGCAAGAGGATCAGCGTTTTCGACCTTCGTGGATCTGTCGAGAGTCGTTCCGACTCGAACATCATGTTTATCAACCGAATCGCAGAAGGAGTTGCCGCCCGGCACCCCGAAGTGCTGGTCCAGACGCTGGCCTATTTCATGCTCATGGACGCGCCCCTAAGAGTCACCCCGGCCCCCAATGTCATGGTCGGTTTTGCGCCGATCATGAGGCAACCATCGCAGAAAGTGATTAACCGAACCGGTTACTGGTACGCGATTTACGATCCTCGTCACGAGGTCAACCGTTCCCGGCTGCGGGAGATCAGGAAATGGCTCGAGATCATCGATCCAAAGCGTTTCTTTACCTACGAGTACTACTCCCATTTCAGCACGGCCTTGGCCATGATCAAGCAGGAAACGACCGCTGAGAACCTGGAAGCCAAGCTCATCGATCCAAGCCAAAGGACGTTTCACGTTTACTCGGATACGGTCGCCAAGGACATCTGGTACTACACCCAGATCGGAATGGAAGGACTCGGCTCGGAGGAATGGGACTGGAACGAGATCAATATGTACCTCTACCCCAGGCTGCTGTGGGATCCAGGGCGGTCCTCGGTCTCTCTATTGGAGGAGTACTGCAACCGCGCCTACGGCCAAGCGGCTGAGCCAATGACCCTGCACTGGCTGATTCTGCAGGAATCACGGGAGAATTATCCTGCCGAAAAGAGTCGTTGCCTGGCGTTGCTGGATCAAGCGGAGCAACTGACGCAGGACGGTGACGTGCTGCGGCGCATTGGCGAACTCCGCGAGATTTGGAGCCACATTCCGAGCGGGTGATCAGTACTACTGCCGAATGAGCCCTCCGGCGAGGAGAGATTCCGGTGATCATTCACTTGACGCAATCCGGGGGCGTCCAGTCCCTTCGACAGGGTCCACAGGGAGGGAACTGACGTGGTGCTGAACCTCCGTATCGAAATATGGGTGAACAACGTTGACGAGCCCTGGACATGCCACTACCGGTTTTGGCGGCATGGACGCGAGATAATGGCAGAAGAGGTCGAGTCCCCGCGCAACGTCGGGAAAGCGTAACCTGTGCCTTCGCCCATTGGAAGGAGGTTCCTTGAAAAAGTCTCAGTTTGTCGGATTTTTATTAACACTCTTCTTTGGACCTTTCGGGTTGCTCTATTCGAGTGTTCCGATGGCACTGACACTGATCATTATCGGATTCCTGATTGGATTGATGACCGCAGGATTGGGGGCCATCGTTATTTGGCCCATCTCAATCTTGGTCGGGTTCTTCACTGTGTCTCGGTGGAACGAAAAAGTGTCTCGGCGGATGGATTATTGAGACTACGCGGCGGCCGTCTCCGTCTTTGCCTTCCCGTGGACCAGTTCCTTGTAGGTTAGGGTGTCGGCATGGACGATCTTTCGCATGGCATCCCGGAAGATGTAGGGGTTGTCCCGGTTGTTGAACCTCCACGCCAGTTCTTCCAGGTAGCGGTCCAGGCGCTTCCGGTTGATGTTAGCTGCTGAACATCCGGTAAGCCTGTTCGATGATCCTCTGACTGCGAAGGGCCAGTTCCGGACGGGGATCCGGTTCACGTCCCTCCTGCACGGCGCGGACGAACTCGCTCAGAGCCCCACGCATGCCGACAAGGGCACGTTCGGCGATGGTTGCCTGGCTCGAAAAGGAAACGTTTTCTTTCTCCTCGTCGGTGCCACGCAACTTCCATCCATTCCAGGGCTGGACCACAAGAGTGCCCTTCTCGCCGAAAATCCGTAGTTCTCCTTCGATTCCGGGACCACCCGGACGCCAGGACAGGGCAATATGAACGGGAGCGCCATTCTCGAGGCGCAGGAAAAAGGCTGCCGTATCTTCCACATTTCCCATACCTTGCGAATATCCGAAACAGGCGGACTCCAAACTGAGATTCTGGCCGGTCAACCAGCTCACGTGGTCGAGCAGATGCACACCGCTGGTCAGGCCCACGCCGCCTCCGGCCTCTGCCCGCTTGAACATCCATGACGGCAGCGAACCGAACAACCCGACGTTTTCAAGCAAAAGGTCATCGACGGCCAGCACGTTTCCGATCAGTCCCTTGGAGATCAACTCCCGGGCTTCCACGACCGGAGGCATGAAACGATGGGTCATTTCGACCATCAGGACCAGGGAGTTCCGCTTGGCCAACTCACAAAGCTGCTCGCCGGCTTCAACCGTGAGGGCTAAAGGCTTTTCTACCAGCACATGTTTGTCTGCCTTCAGGGCAGCGGATGCAATCGGTTGGTGGGCCGAATGGGGTAGGCAGACGGTGACGGCGTCGATGGTGGGGTCGTCGAGCAGAGCTCGATAGTCGTCAAATGATTTGACGGTGCACTCCGACCGTCTCTCAGGACTGGTCTCCGCGACACCTGCCAGGGAGGCGGAATCGATCTGTTCCAAGGCCCGGGCGTGTTGCTTGCCCGTATAGCCGTATCCGATGATGCCGAGCCTCATGATTCACGACCTCCAACAGTCCGTGGAAGAAGTCCCGCGAGCGCCGAGACCGGGGGTGCCCGCCGGACAAGGCGCTCTGAGGGAGCATACCGGGAGTAGGTGACCGATGAGCAACGGAGTCCGCCGGGATGTCTTGTGAGACGGCCATAGCATCCAGATATGTCCAGTAATGTACATTCGTATCTCTTTTCCATTGACTTGTCACGAGATCTCACGTCCGTCGTTGTCCGATACTTCGCACTGAAAGTTCCCCCATTTTTTTAAAAATTCGACCAATTCCATTTGTCGAATCTTCTTACTCTCCTGTTTTCAATCAGTTGAGGTGATCCGGCCTGATATTTTGGGGGAACTCCTGTCCGAAATCCGCCTTGCTCTCATTCGGTGTTCCAGCTAAAATGGCTCTGGGGCGTCCCTTTCGACTTGTCCCCACGCCTTTCAAGAGAAGAGGTTGCTATTGTCCAAGAAGCCAATAGTCAATACTGGAGACACTGTACCTCCTCCACCTCCCAAGCCCAAGAAATGAACGACGAGGATTATTATGGCTAGAAAACCAGTGATTAAGACGGGAGATTCTGTACCTCCACCTCCCAAGCCCAAAACGTGAACGACGACGCGCACCACATTCTCCTATTTGGTGTCCGACGTTCGATCCGCTACCACAGGAGGCGACGCGGCTTTTTCGAGCGTACAGACCAGACCATCAACGTTTGCGTGCTTCTGCTGAGCTTCGCCTCTGCCGCTTCCGCTGGACAGAATTTAATTCTCGCAACGTTCACTCTGGGCGCTTCTATAGCCGTACTGACAATCCTTCAAATCGCATGTAGGTTCTCAGCCAAAATCTCAGTCCACTCATCGCTAGAGCGTGCCTTCAGCAAACTGGAGCAGGAGCTGGTGGAGAATGAAGACGACGAAACCGTCCTGCGCGTGAACGAGAAGAGGCTTTTGCTTGATGCGGACGAACCTCCTGTCAAACGGTATGTGGATGTTATGTGCCACAACGAATTGGTGCGCGCGTTGGGCTACGCAGACGAGCATCGCTGGAATCTCAAGTGGTGGCAGAAGGTCATTGCTCCCTTCTCCGATTTTGGCTTTGACGAGTTTCGTAAGCAAGCGTAGTCGTCT
The genomic region above belongs to Acidobacteriota bacterium and contains:
- a CDS encoding Gfo/Idh/MocA family oxidoreductase; protein product: MRLGIIGYGYTGKQHARALEQIDSASLAGVAETSPERRSECTVKSFDDYRALLDDPTIDAVTVCLPHSAHQPIASAALKADKHVLVEKPLALTVEAGEQLCELAKRNSLVLMVEMTHRFMPPVVEARELISKGLIGNVLAVDDLLLENVGLFGSLPSWMFKRAEAGGGVGLTSGVHLLDHVSWLTGQNLSLESACFGYSQGMGNVEDTAAFFLRLENGAPVHIALSWRPGGPGIEGELRIFGEKGTLVVQPWNGWKLRGTDEEKENVSFSSQATIAERALVGMRGALSEFVRAVQEGREPDPRPELALRSQRIIEQAYRMFSS
- a CDS encoding DUF4838 domain-containing protein, yielding MKYYAALTLLVLVTTTCRIATGPSSAPDLILAQGGVSELKIVVSPAAEAPARFAAEELQRYLSRISSLEMPITTGPERGPSIRVGLDDEGRVHDSLRGRPEDSFLVRVDEGTLHLGGNTPRGTLYAVYYFLERYLDCGWIKPGEDVVPKRDSIVLAGDTRDIQSPDFSHRSVNLYPFIADRNLRNVDWAAKNRLNWIHACANSSRLWEDLNSRTELVPEIEKRGLLINYGGHTFHKWVPPARYFSDHPEYFSLLDGKRDSRQLCVSNEEVAEVAAQNINSFLDQNPEIDMVDVWLSDVIEWCECGPCEEMEGGKRISVFDLRGSVESRSDSNIMFINRIAEGVAARHPEVLVQTLAYFMLMDAPLRVTPAPNVMVGFAPIMRQPSQKVINRTGYWYAIYDPRHEVNRSRLREIRKWLEIIDPKRFFTYEYYSHFSTALAMIKQETTAENLEAKLIDPSQRTFHVYSDTVAKDIWYYTQIGMEGLGSEEWDWNEINMYLYPRLLWDPGRSSVSLLEEYCNRAYGQAAEPMTLHWLILQESRENYPAEKSRCLALLDQAEQLTQDGDVLRRIGELREIWSHIPSG
- a CDS encoding tetratricopeptide repeat protein, whose protein sequence is MKHRLLVKRRHWLPVPILLAHLAVVVTASGQSSGQEVERIIELIDSGRHQLAVAAAQEVLDRDPRLAMAHALQGYALESLGRIAPAESAYGRAIESDESILLPRLRLGILRGKQRKFAPCIALLEPVLQRIKEDPEALFYLSRSYLETGRGEDGLQIAGEIQSNHPGNGRALLSLASLLMSKGYWERAEHLLRLPEVIQADSYSASHGLGVTLFQLGRSEEAVRALDRASALNPNSVKTRMALGIALLKMGERPRAEEILRSVLALNPIHAQGSFLLGQLLLEQGRHEESLQFLRKAAELAPNNPEYSFELVEAYHLKGDARAAVDHARRLVRRFPDHPGSYLNLGTGLKLDGRFDEAKPLFERSLELATDAESAANRDLWAQAAFHLASILRKEGAFRKSIELLSQVVKERPEPAALLELSHGHIQNGDPEKALPLMEQAMSLDRGNPEPRFVHATALLKLGRIEEARNGFEIFERLQSARREKKNPVVRK